A genomic region of Rhipicephalus sanguineus isolate Rsan-2018 chromosome 1, BIME_Rsan_1.4, whole genome shotgun sequence contains the following coding sequences:
- the LOC119372954 gene encoding adult-specific rigid cuticular protein 15.7-like, with product MVSQLTTTILLALVAVALGGHHGGHHGGHSKQYRKQDDYGHYKFGYDIVDGHGSINGRHETGSAYGPVHGSYYLGIIDGRHRQVHYVADKWGFRAMVKTNEHGTKTSLPAAAPYHSANGKHVPAYGIGGGHGHYHHHGHGYHG from the exons ATGGTCAGTCAG CTAACCACGACAATTCTGTTGGCCTTGGTGGCTGTTGCTCTTGGAGGCCATCACGGAGGCcatcacggaggccacagtaaaCAGTACAGGAAACAAGAT GACTACGGACATTACAAGTTCGGCTACGACATCGTCGACGGCCACGGCTCCATCAACGGCCGCCATGAGACAGGCTCCGCGTACGGCCCCGTGCACGGTTCCTACTACCTGGGAATCATCGACGGCCGGCACCGGCAGGTGCACTACGTGGCCGACAAGTGGGGCTTCCGCGCCATGGTCAAGACCAATGAGCACGGCACCAAAACGAGTCTACCGGCCGCCGCACCCTACCACTCGGCCAACGGAAAGCACGTCCCCGCGTACGGCATCGGCGGTGGGCATGGACATTATCATCACCATGGACACGGATACCACGGCTAA